In Sesamum indicum cultivar Zhongzhi No. 13 linkage group LG1, S_indicum_v1.0, whole genome shotgun sequence, the sequence ACTATACAACATACGGCTCTACGTCTACCATCTCTTCTTGACGGGGCAAAGGCGAAGGAGGTTGGGGACCGTTCCTCTCCCAACTTCCCattcttcaaatattttccttAAATCGTTAGGCAATATATTGATCATTTCTAGTCTTCCTAGTGGTGTTAGCAAGGTGCTTTCCAACGGGCCAGCCGCGActtgtttttcatttcttctatGCGGTGTCCTGTAGTCTCTTCCATCTTCTTTACACTAAAAAGAAGTTTGAGAATTTTTCCACAGACGGCGGCAAATATTGgaccaaaaaaatacaagtgtTTAAGATATTTGGTGTATTTAAGGATGTTGTCAGCTCCCAATGCTCAAGTAAACTCCTATTTAAATGTGCAAAGCCTGCAAAACAAGATCGGGTTAGGGCCAAGGTAGAAGGGATTCCAGCGAAGACACTCTGACGCTTGAATCAATCAGAGTTCAAGGTCGCATAAAGAATAAGAGCAATAGTTGTACTTGATGGTGGAGTGCCCAAATTTATAAGTGGTGGTGGATTATACGAGGTCACGAGTACCTTAAATCAAAGATATGATCAATGGTGTGTAGTGGCTGCATATATTCATAGTAACAGTGATAGGTGGTGATCTTGACACACAAAAGCTGCGCCACTGCCAAAAGTAGTTAGTACACTGACAGTGCTGGACATTTGTCATTTTCACTAAATATGAAGGTCACTCATATACCTAGGTACTTAGGCATTTCCCTGAGAGTTTGCATCTTGTGATCCAAACCTTGAACACAAGTGTGAGAGGCCTACTGTAATCCTTTTATAGTAACACAGCTACATTAAGGTCTCAGCTTCCTTTTAAAGGTCACTTCGTGGCTTTGAAGGTCTAAGGGGATGCCATAAATATCCCCACATCACTCATGTAATAAGTTTgcatttcaaatgaaaaaaatataatgatgttaactcTACTCCagatatatatactatttttatccctttacaagtataaaaatatatataaaaatgtaaaatggaagacgaaattgaaaataaactttgtTTTTGCTAAtgccattattttttattcgaaccttttcaaaaaaatataaattcgaATTTTGATTGACACCCCTCCTTAATCACATTTCATTATTCTAACAAACTCATATTTATCCTGATAAAATAGTTGATAAAGTCAAAGTTTGACAAACACCTCAAGCGAATTACATGCTTCCTCATAGTTTCAACCtatgacaaaatataagacACAAATTCAGTcacaatttaatattcttgtgTCGTATGCTAGAATTTCGAACTTAAGATGGCACTGTTGACCCACCTACAAGGCTGAACTAATTATAATCTTATTAGATAAATCACTGCTTTCtgtcttttgaaaaaaaaaatatgacaaatttgataaattatagattCAATAAGTATTAACTAATTAAccaatatgtataaataaagtGTAAGTTTAATTGAcccttataatattaatatataatcaataaagTCTGTAATAGCAGCTAAAATACATGATCCACTTTAGTCAGCGTATcgcattttttctttattaccaCTAAACAAAGGTAGGCCGAGCATCCATCTGGTCCGTCAACGGCGTGCTTATTCACTTGTAATCAAGAATTCAAATGGAGTCGCCGCAATCTGTATTCGATTTCAGCGTCAAGGTCAGTGGATTTGCTTTCCCCAACCCCCCTTTCTCTCGTGATGCTTCAAATTTGTTAGCTTATGTGAAACCCCGTCCTCCATCTTCATTCCAGCACTCGATTATTATGCAGAAGTTGCTGATCTGTTACACTCGTGTGCTTGTGGGTGATTGCTTCAGTTCTGACCTCAGGCTGTAATCTGCTGTTTTCAATGTAGTTTGGGTTTTTGTTGACGTTTTAGCTGTAATAGAGTTGGTTGGTGTTCTTCTTAGGATGCCCAGAGTTATGCACTGTGGAGTTACGGGTTCTTGCTAGATTTCTCGTTTGGATGCTCAGAGTTATCCAATGTAGAGTTATGGGTTCTTCATAGGTTTCCGTCAATGGGTTCTTGATGGATTTCTCGTTAAGGGTTGTGAGTTGTGGATTCTTGATAGATTTCGTTAAGGTTGTAGTTATGGGTTCTGGATAGATTTCTTGTTATGGGTCGGAGGTCACTGGACAGCCACAGGGGGTTATTTGCTAGGTGTCAATCTGAACATACTCATGAGTCATTAGCATTGTTTATAGATAAGTGCCAGCGAAGTCCTGGGTAAAACTTTCTCACGAGCAGTTAACTAGGAGttgattattaattgtatgcaTGCTGCTGTGGTGTCTGATGTTAACGGGATCcctcatgttttttttatccaaCAAGATAGAAAAGGCCAACTATAATGAGCTCATGTTGTTCCCAACTAACCTTAGCCCATAGGCCTGAGCTTGAGCGTCTTATTTTGTTATGAATCATTTGAAGTTACATCAAGAACTTAAAATTCGGAAAAAAGAGCTTCTCAACACTGCAAACCACAGGGGACATGCTATGATGCTGCTTTATATGAGCTGTAGATGTAATAAAGTGGAATGAAAATGACAAATAACTTCTAATGGGAGATCTATTGTTCACTGCTTTCAGGATGCTAAAGGAAATGATGTGGGGCTAAGTATTTACAGAGGCAAAGTATTGCTAATCGTCAATGTTGCCTCGAAATGGTAGCAATTGTTTGGTTATCTTTTCAGTGTTACTCTCCTCTGATTAGCTTGCAATACTGCTACTTTTTGACAAAGAGCACTCATTCAGCCGTTACAAGTTTGTTTATCCTAAATGTTTCAGTTTGGCCATTGAGATATATAAcgaaataatttttgttgaagtCTATATTTTGCATACTCTCCTCCTTGTATAGCATGGTAGATGAGCATCAATGTATTGTTTATTAGCCTTAAGTAACTAGCTTATACAACAGCGTGcactataaaattttatagacaAATCAATATGCAGAATGTTTTCTCAGGTCATGTTTTTCTGTCATTAATTGTTTCCATTTCTCTCTCCTGAATTAATTCTTGCAGTGGAATGACCAATTCAAACTACACTGAGTTAAATCAGCTGTATGAAAAATACAGAGATCAAGGTATGCTTTCCACATGTTGACTCATTCTGGTCTCTATGTACACAATTATTTTCTAGTATGGTTACGAATGCGAGAAGAAGATACCGAGCTGGCTGTCTGCCTTTGCATGGCATTGTTTCAGTtcaattcttttgttcttttggtgGTCGTGAAGTTGGGGAAGGGGATGCAAGCAAATATTAATCTTATAAGAGGGCCAGAAAGGAGGATATCTGTAGAAATTTGCTTTGCTCGACTATTTTATTACGTGTTTCCTTGATTATTTGAGTACCTTGTCCCCTTTACTGTGCAAAATGACTTGCATTCACAAACTATTCAGAGTAGATTATCCATTTAAGATTTGTTACCCATACGGACCGTAATAAGCTTTCAACATGAATGCAATGCTCAAGAAATCATTCTTTGGTGCATGCTTGTGTTGGTGGAAGACCGTAATTATTGGGCTCATCACATCATGTATATTCCATttgtttttctccttttcctttcaaaatgataaaatcgagtttgattttgtattCACAATAGGCCTTGAGATTTTGGCTTTTCCATGCAATCAGTTTGGTGAAGAAGAACCTGGAAGCAATGACCAAATTCTAGACTTTGTCTGCACTCGATTCAAGTCAGATTTTCCCATCTTTGGTAAGGTAAATTCAGACTTCCTCCCTAAGACAACTCAATTCTTTGGCGGCGTCCCTATTTCATTTGTGTATATACTTCATTTATACTCCTTCCAAGTTGTCTCTTCCTCCAGAATGAACTTAAGAAGTTGTGAGGATATACACTGTGA encodes:
- the LOC105157765 gene encoding probable glutathione peroxidase 8 isoform X1 codes for the protein MESPQSVFDFSVKKLLICYTRVLDAKGNDVGLSIYRGKVLLIVNVASKCGMTNSNYTELNQLYEKYRDQGLEILAFPCNQFGEEEPGSNDQILDFVCTRFKSDFPIFGKIEVNGDAADPLYKFLKLGKWGIFGDDIQWNFAKFLVDRNGQPVDRYYPTTSPLTVERDIRKLLGLL
- the LOC105157765 gene encoding probable glutathione peroxidase 8 isoform X3, which encodes MESPQSVFDFSVKDAKGNDVGLSIYRGKVLLIVNVASKCGMTNSNYTELNQLYEKYRDQGLEILAFPCNQFGEEEPGSNDQILDFVCTRFKSDFPIFGKIEVNGDAADPLYKFLKLGKWGIFGDDIQWNFAKFLVDRNGQPVDRYYPTTSPLTVERDIRKLLGLL
- the LOC105157765 gene encoding probable glutathione peroxidase 8 isoform X2 is translated as MESPQSVFDFSVKKLLICYTRVLDAKGNDVGLSIYRGKVLLIVNVASKCGMTNSNYTELNQLYEKYRDQGLEILAFPCNQFGEEEPGSNDQILDFVCTRFKSDFPIFGKIEVNGDAADPLYKFLKLGKWGIFGDDIQWNFAKFLVDRNGQPVDRYYPTTSPLTVECSL